One Carassius auratus strain Wakin chromosome 4, ASM336829v1, whole genome shotgun sequence DNA segment encodes these proteins:
- the LOC113056631 gene encoding sterile alpha motif domain-containing protein 3-like produces MTDFTGWTSVQVCQWLKDIDLGEFCETFEEHEIDGATLAVISERMSERLFPVIRKQSLFLTQLEKLKSTPMSRENPPRNIDNSSQAQSGPDTSLVFPTVLRMAIDRRDSDLKSASKTKLRSLLIQSLFDYLSKKTM; encoded by the exons ATGACAGACTTCACAGGTTGGACTTCTGTCCAAGTTTGCCAGTGGTTGAAAGATATTGACTTGGGGGAATTCTGTGAAACTTTTGAGG AACATGAGATAGATGGAGCCACTCTTGCTGTTATCTCAGAGAGGATGTCTGAGAGGCTCTTTCCGGTCATTCGCAAACAGAGTCTGTTTCTGACCCAGTTGGAGAAACTTAAAAGCACACCAATGAGCAG AGAGAACCCTCCAAGAAACATTGATAACTCCAGCCAAGCACAGTCCGGTCCAGATACCTCTTTAGTTTTTCCAACAGTGCTGAGGATGGCCATAGACAGAAGAGATTCTGATCTGAAGAGTGCAAGTAAAACAAAACTACGGAGTCTACTGATCCAGTCTCTTTTTGACTACCTCAGTAAGAAAACAATGTAA